The Rhizoctonia solani chromosome 13, complete sequence nucleotide sequence TAAGACCAATCTATAAAGTGTCAATTGATTTGAACAGATGGGATAGCTCGGGCAGCTTACAAGTAGGGCCTTTCGTCTGCGTCGACGGGAAATGGGTGTGCGGGAAGCATAGGCAGTGGAGGGTGGAGTGGTTGGTGGCGATGAAATGGTCTTTGTCGATCCGCGGGCTGGCTTGGGATTGGTCAGATGGGGGTTGATGGTGAGGGTGTCTGTGGCGCCAATAGACGCTGGCAGCGGGGTGTTGTAATCAGTACCACCAGACGCGCCGTGGGAGCGAGTGGGGGTCCTTCGGCCTTTAAGTCGTCGATCTCTAAGATTGGGTAGCGTGGAAGATTGTGCCTCTTCTTTAACCACACCACTGTCGGAAGATTCGCTCTTTGGAGCTGGTACTGGTAATGCCCTCTGCCTGGCAAATATGAACATCCATATCCCCAAGCCTAAGAGCAAGGCGCCTATGATTATACACCCGTTTGTGGAGTACGATGTCGCCATGTCCACTGTACAGTTGTACACGATCTAGTTGGCTGCGAGGCCTTCCTCCCTCGATCACGTTGGGGGCCCGTGGAAGGAACTGGGATTGGGCATGGCAAATGAGTGGGTGGTATATATGTTGGCTGGTGATTCCATTCCATATATGGATCGGCGTTTTGCCGATCATTCTATTGGCGAGAACTCACTTGGCCTATCCCTACGCAAGAGCCAATGTTACTAGCCAGATGTGCAGATGGGCGCTATATTACTATATGTCAGCTCCAATACGCCCATGTATGATAGTACACGAGGCCGTTTTTAACGCTATTCACGTTACATGGGCGTTAATGTGTTTGCCCATGAAACCGAAAATTCGCTAATCGGTCATTTAGGTACTTTAGTAGCTGTCCCAGTCGCAAGGCTGTACTGATACCTCTCCCTCTCTCGAACACAATCGACCAACTTATGAGCAATCTCACCAACTAAATTGAGTATTAATATCCGTGAGCACCCATAATGGGACTCGAAACCCACTACGAAACATCCCAACGCATAGCCTTTCTGAACTCATCCAGAGTAAATCTAGATCAGTTCATTATCGTCAAATGACGAACTTTCGTGAATACTAATGAAGATGTTCTTCGTAGAAACCTGCCCACAGCCATCAGGAACATCGATTGAGGCAATGCTATATCAAGATGCCGGTTAGTCATAATCCAGCCGATACAGTCCCTAATCCGGCATTTTCCAATAGGTTATGCACGATCTGGGAGAGAATCCCACGATAATTCATTTTCATCTCGAGTCTCGATCATTTATTATACTCCGAACATACATATATCATTCTCCGGGTCCCCGGGACCATCAAACCCCGACATGCATGAGAAGGGTTCATTCCCATCGTATCTTCTTTGCGTAATCCTGGATATTAGAGACGAACCTTTCCTCTACGTCCTCTCCTCTTCCAGCAGCGATACGAAGGACTGCCAGATTGAGTGCTTCGGACCCCAGTATATCAATATGGTCCGAGGTTGTTTGGCCTCCTCGAGGGTCGAAAGGTTCCGGTTTGTGGGCCATCTTATCACGTTATGTATGAAACCAACGCATCATGTAAGGAATCTGGAAAAACTGAAACATGTGTACACCGCCCATTTCTCACCTCTTGTGTGACAACTCTGACACCATGCGGATTCCATCGAGTTCCGGCTTTCCAGCCTTCGACGCACATCGCGCCCAGCGACAGCAGAGCTACCGTTCCATCTCCTTCACCTAAGCGACGCCGATCCAAAGCACTCTTAGCCCATCTTCATAGCTCTAATAGGCACTTGGACGTACCTATCTTGACACCATTTTTTACCTGATCGGCTCGGATGAGCAAAACCATGTACATGATTCCAAGGCGAGCCGGGATGAATAACAGGCACGTGCCAAATAAACGTAAATGGTCAACACACATAAGCCTCACGCTAAATAAATCGCGCCTAATCGACTCCACCCGACGCGCCACAGGCTTACCTTGGGTATTCCTGTATCATTATGGACCGCAACATCAATGAAGTTCCGACGGGAGAGTGGCATATTCAGGGGAGTTTTTTGAGTAACACAGCTCGAGTTGACCCTGGTTTCATCAAATTCCGCTGCACACTCTTCTTCCAGAGTCGCGTTCTCCGATCCTTCGTGTTCAAATTCGGAAGCCGCATACCAATATGATCGCTGGAATTAAAAGCGCACATCAGAGAATGATGAGCCGTTTTAGATACAGACGAGTACCTCGGTGGGCTTTCCGTGTCCGTACAAACAGTAGACTCGCATACTCTGTAGGGCGGTGCACCATTTAATTTCGAGCCCTCCCGAACTCTCCGCGCACAACTTACTGGGGCATTAGGGAGCCGTACCTCGAGAGGATTAGAAAACTTGGTATGATCATCGTCGTTTTTCGCAAGTTGCTCCGGATCCCTCTCAAATCCATACGAGTAGTTCAACGCCATCATTTTCTACACGCCCGTCCACTCAGCACGCAGTCTCCCCTCAAACCTCCAGCGAATACCACTCACTTGCCATTTCTCCTCCACGTTCCCAAGCAACCAGTTCCCCGCCTGTTCGGCACTCAAGTTCCCTGGGATACCTGGACCACTCTGAACGTGTTCTGCGGGAGGGGAAGCCCGGAAGTTAAAAAATCGAGCATGCGAATCCTCTGGGCTGGCGTTTGGAGGGTCGTCGGGCGCGCCATAAGTAGGGGCCGGTTCAGTTTCGGCCTGGGCCTGGGTCTGGGTCTGGGTCTGGTTGGTGGTAGGTGTGGGCCCTGCACTCGACGCGAATGGGGCGGGAGTGCCCCAAACCGCGTCACCTCCCTTTCAACAAAAAAGATATTATTCAAACATTAAATGCGACGCCGAGAAACGAACCTTGATCCACATACTCGCGCTCCCTGCCCAACTTCTGAATAATCTCGCTCGTTCCTTGCGGGAAAAGAACTGGCTGgcatgagcacgtgacaaaTCATACAATCTGACTTGGTGCAACCCACCTTTTCTAGAACTAAAGAGCAGTGTCTTGAGATCAGCCCGAGCCCAAGCGCAAGGATCAACTAACCATAGGCCCCCGCGGGATTGACCTCTACGGTATCCCTCATTTCCCCAGAAACAAATGCAGCCATTGCCTTGGGCTGTACGCGGAGTCTTGTTAAGGCGGGACAAAGCGTCAAGTTAGTCGCCAAGAAACTTACAACTCCCTATATCCGCAACACTTCAGAAAAGCCACAATAAAAAGACACACCACTTCACTCACCAGTAGAGTACCAGCGACATTTACGAAAGCTTCAATATGGTCCTGGCATTCGTATGAATTTAAATCTTCCAATAATACAAGTCTACGCACCTCGACCCAGTTTGGTCCTCCATTGCCGTAGCTGGGTGCCTCGACCCATTTTAAGCTGTGGTATAGGTCATTTGGGTAATAAACGCAACTCAGTGTCGCGCATTCACGTACAAATACTACGTCCAAGAATAGGTCAGTAACAGGCCAATGGGTTACAAGAGCACTGCGAATTTGTGTCGTGCGACCAACCATTACTACCGTCCCGCCCATGCTATGGCCTAGTATAAAAGGTCAGTTTCTCTGGTCCGATTGAAGTAGCTACGGTACGCACTGACTAACACTACTTTTTTCCCTTGCCTTTTCCTTGCAAACTATCAGTCTAGGTGAAAAAACGATTGGTAATAAGCTTACTTGAATGTTTCGACTTGAGCTTTTAGTCTGTTTCTTGTTAGTTTGCCCCGCATGACCAGCGTGGGGTCCATACCTAGAAAAATACCCATCTCGAACCTCTAGGTTGTAATAAGATAACCTCCAGTCGTATGCAGCCATGTATAAGTTATTAGTGTCATAATTAATCACAGCCAGATTTTCTATGATCTTCGACCTTTGATCTCCATTAATAGACATGCCGCACGTGGTAACTAATTAAACGTACCAAATCCAATATCCTAAGTGCCACACCACGCGGTAAGAAAGCAGCTTTTAGGGGCAAAGCGAAACCTTTACCGGGCATAAAAGTGCTTGCAGCGTCTAACCCTTGGGCTGCACGGACTTTGATTCCAGGAGGGTCTAAGCCCGTATCTGGATCAAGCATGAGGGCCGCAATCCAACGGTCCCGGTCCGTAAGCACAGCTCGGACCATGGTTGTAGTCCCCCAGAGGCGCTTGCGAAAGTATGACCTATATTCTGGTGACGTGGTCCATGACTCTAGGCCCTATGCCCGTGTCAGATTTTGGGCATGCTATAGTTAAATACAATGTACTTACTGTCGATACGATCCCGGGAATTAGGATCACTGGGTGTGACGCCTCCAAGCCCTGCTCCTTGAGTTCTGTTCCAACTCTGAAGTCTTTACTTTCGGCCCAAAGGTTACCAGGGGTCGACTTGGATATGGATTGTGCGATCTGATCCCACTCGAACTCCAATCCTGGGAGAGAAAGACTCGTAAGGTCGTATTCTTCTAGTAGAACCGCAAGATTAGGGGGCAGAGGAGATAGGAGGAAAAAAGACGCCAAAACTCCAACTGGTGGCTAGGGTCAGTAAGGTGGGCGGTGCAAGTAGTTGCCCAAGTCGTACGTGCCAAGCCCAGTGGGAAAAGTACACGTCTCTTTCCTATAAACCATTCCTACCGGGCGAACATTAACAATCAACAACCGAGTTTTATTACTATCTTACATCGAGTTTCTTTCTAGCACTTTGGTATTTGTGTTTTTGTAATTTTGTGATAGTATCAGCAGAGACCACAACTTTATCATCGTCTTGGGCAGGGTTGCTATCTCGGAGATAGTTGATTCTGTTTCTGGTTTTGGAGGGTTTGAAGGCTTGCGTCTGCGCCGAACATTAGGAAGCTTGAGCATTGTGCCGGTTTTTTTTGTTGTACTGGGCTATTTAGCGGCACCCGACTACTCTAGTTAGCAATAGCACATGAAATCATTGACTACGGGAAGTCTGACCTCATCACGGCGCTTGTTACCCACGTGCGGTTTCAAGCTGGTTGTGCTATAATTGGGCACTGTTTCTGATCTGCTCTGGCACTTACCTTGCACCAACCAATTACACAATAACTTATAACTGTTGTCCATTTATGGTATGCCCTCGTTTATGAGGGTGAAATTGCGCTCGAGATAGCAAAGGCCAACTCGCCACGATAGTACCATTGCTTCGTAGCAAATAACTCAACGACCCCCTGTAGGTATATGCGGTACGCTATTCGTATAATATTACTATTCTTATCAGTTAAATAGTCATATTACTGGTAACAACATTGAATCATACAATAAACCACGAAGCTTACATTCGTTGTAAACCCGTGGTCGTCCCCAGTCTATAGCTCTAAAATCGATAAATTCATGGATCTAGTTTATACAAATTTCTGCGTCAAGCAACAAAGGGTGAGTTAGGCCCCGAGCATTTTTACCGAACCGGCGTTGTACGCAGGATCCCATGCCTCAATTTATTCCAAGAGGGCTAAATCGGGATCTTCAAACCACGAGGCCGCGTCTGTTCGTTAAAAATTTCCCACTCTCCAGCCGTCCCTCTCCTCTATTCTCCTCAAGCATCGTCTTAGTATTGGGACTGACATCGCAACTGCCATCATATTCTACACCCAATGTTCCGTTCACGCGTAAAACCAACGCATTGGTCCGGCATCCGTGTGCTCGATCGGGACATAAGAGTTTACCCTTATGAGTCCGGTAATCTAGTTTTGGGGGTGGTCGCAAATCCTGAGCGATCAGCATGATCGCGGGTGGTCGCTCCAGGCCCTCGCTATATCACTTTCCGATAGTAGTGTATAACTAATTACCGGAGGCCTCGATCTGAACATCCTGAAGTCTTGCCATTTCTCCTGGAGACGATCAAGAAGCGAACACCGGTCGAGACTGTAGTACTCGGGCATTATCGATTGCCTGAACTT carries:
- a CDS encoding phospholipid: diacylglycerol acyltransferase, whose product is MAVIVVASVRRRTFHSTLIYSHLGANSHPAFALRKDQTSGLGQKRNKALHYGDGTFIDVIEAIGRFEYFASVSHCIQQRSRSESQRMATQNKQYDELFHCWAGQGPMRFGGFPSFILENMLTPVTISVHPKDRNGGPSESSARSTPNFIYQSLGLPLVAKTQAFKPSKTRNRINYLRDSNPAQDDDKVVVSADTITKLQKHKYQSARKKLDEWFIGKRRVLFPLGLALGVLASFFLLSPLPPNLAVLLEEYDLTSLSLPGLEFEWDQIAQSISKSTPGNLWAESKDFRVGTELKEQGLEASHPVILIPGIVSTGLESWTTSPEYRSYFRKRLWGTTTMVRAVLTDRDRWIAALMLDPDTGLDPPGIKVRAAQGLDAASTFMPGKGFALPLKAAFLPRGVALRILDLIIENLAVINYDTNNLYMAAYDWRLSYYNLEVRDGYFSRLKAQVETFKKRQGKKVVLVSHSMGGTVVMVGRTTQIRSALVTHWPVTDLFLDVVFVRECATLSCVYYPNDLYHSLKWVEAPSYGNGGPNWVEDHIEAFVNVAGTLLGVPKAMAAFVSGEMRDTVEVNPAGAYVLEKFFSRKERARLFRSWAGSASMWIKGGDAVWGTPAPFASSAGPTPTTNQTQTQTQAQAETEPAPTYGAPDDPPNASPEDSHARFFNFRASPPAEHVQSGPGIPGNLSAEQAGNWLLGNVEEKWQKMMALNYSYGFERDPEQLAKNDDDHTKFSNPLEVRLPNAPSMRVYCLYGHGKPTERSYWYAASEFEHEGSENATLEEECAAEFDETRVNSSCVTQKTPLNMPLSRRNFIDVAVHNDTGIPKVKNGVKIGEGDGTVALLSLGAMCVEGWKAGTRWNPHGVRVVTQEMAHKPEPFDPRGGQTTSDHIDILGSEALNLAVLRIAAGRGEDVEERFVSNIQDYAKKIRWE